GCGTACACGAAGCAGGCGGGCGCGACCGTTTCCTTCGTCGCCGCGTGCGACCCCAACCTGGCCCAGCACGCCGAGCGCGTCCAGCGACTACGTGATCAGGGCGTGAAGGTGCTGGACCGCTTCGAAGATGTGCTGAACGAGCCGATCGACGCCGTCTGGCTACCGCTGCCCATCCAACTGCATCGCCCGTTCACCGAGCAGGCCCTGGCCGCCGGCAAGGCGGTGCTGTGCGAGAAGCCGGCCGCCGGCAGTTTGCAGGACGTCGACGCGATGATCGCCGCCAGCGAGCGGGCGAACCGCCCCGTGGCAATCGGTTTCCAGGACGTCTACGACCCCACGATGCTCCAGTTGAAGCGGCGCCTGCTCGACGGGCTGATCGGCGACATCACCGCGACGCGCCTCATGGCCTGCTGGCCGCGCGACAACAGCTATTACGCGCGCAGCGGCTGGGCGGGGCGCGTGAAGGTGGAGGACGCTTGGGTGCTCGATAGCCCGGCGAATAACGCGCTGGCGCACCCCGTGAACCTGGCGCTCTACCTGCTGGGCGACGAGTCGCACCGCTGGGCGGAACTGCGATCGGTCGAGGCCGAGTTGTACCGCGCCTATCCTATTGAAAACTTCGACACCTGCAGCATCCGCGTCGCCACCGGCAAGGGCCCGCTGTTGACGCAGTTCACGCACGCCTGCCGGCGGCAGATCCACCCGGTCATCCACATCGAAGGCACCGCCGGTCGGGTGGCGGTCGAGCTGTTCGGGGCCGTGCACATCACCACGGCCAATGGCACCGAGACGGTCCCGCGTTCATCGAACAACCGGTTCGACATGGTGCGCAACTTCGCCAATTGGGTGCAGGGCCGCCCCTGCGATTGCACGGTGACGAGCGTGCGCGACGCGCGGGCGCACGCGATGGTCATCAACGGCGCCGCCGAGGCGACTGCCGTCCGCGACGTGGCGGGGCCCTACGTGGAACACGGGCAGATGCCGACCGCGGGCGTCGGCCGATGGATCACCGGCATCGAAGACGCCATCACGCATGCCAACGAACATGGCCAGATGCTGCACGAATCGAAGCAGGCGCCGTGGACCGCAGCGCCGGGCACACTGTCGCTGCAGGGTTATTCATCGTTCACAGGCCCGCCGCCGACTATGCGATAAGCGCACTCACGCGCACTGTTGCTCGCGCAACGGAACGCGAAGGCTTTATCGATAGTCACTACGGCCGCGTTCTGGCGATTCGGCACCCGTTCCCGTATCGTTTTTTGATTCAACATGACGAACACCGACACAACGTCCTCACCGCTCCCCGTCGCCGTCATCGGTTGCGGGCGAATGGGCCGGCTGCACGCGCGCGTCTACTCGCAGATCCCGCAGGTG
Above is a genomic segment from Tepidisphaeraceae bacterium containing:
- a CDS encoding Gfo/Idh/MocA family oxidoreductase, translating into MAVVGLGGYAGSMAELLTAYTKQAGATVSFVAACDPNLAQHAERVQRLRDQGVKVLDRFEDVLNEPIDAVWLPLPIQLHRPFTEQALAAGKAVLCEKPAAGSLQDVDAMIAASERANRPVAIGFQDVYDPTMLQLKRRLLDGLIGDITATRLMACWPRDNSYYARSGWAGRVKVEDAWVLDSPANNALAHPVNLALYLLGDESHRWAELRSVEAELYRAYPIENFDTCSIRVATGKGPLLTQFTHACRRQIHPVIHIEGTAGRVAVELFGAVHITTANGTETVPRSSNNRFDMVRNFANWVQGRPCDCTVTSVRDARAHAMVINGAAEATAVRDVAGPYVEHGQMPTAGVGRWITGIEDAITHANEHGQMLHESKQAPWTAAPGTLSLQGYSSFTGPPPTMR